DNA from Terriglobales bacterium:
TCGCACCCCTGCCCGGATTCTCTCGGGCCGTGCCGGAGCGGCGTATCGCACTGCGACTCAGATGGAATTGCGCGAGGCGCATGCTGCCGCCCGCGACGCCGTCGAAGCCGAACTTGATCTGAACCGCGATCTGGGCAGGGATTTTATAGAGCGATGGAAGCTGTTTGAAGTTTCGACGCACGCCACGTCGAAGCAGGAATACCTGCTCCGCCCGGACTTGGGGCGAGGGCTCAGCAATTCGGCGCGCGAACTCGTCCGCAGTCGCTGCCAGTCGGGCAAACAATTTCAAATCATAGTCGGCGATGGTTTGTCAGTCACCGCCGTCTCTGCCCAGGTACCAGGCCTTTTGCCGCGTGTGCAGGAGGGCGCAAGAGAACGCGGCTGGACGGTGGGGCAGCCGTTCGTTGTCCGCCATTGCCGGGTTGGAATTCTGAACGTAGTGGGAGAGATACTGTCACCGGAAGTCGCAGTGCTGCTGATCGGCGAGCGGCCGGGGCTGGCCACTGCTGAAAGCCTCTCTGCTTATCTCGCCTACCGTCCTCGGCACGACCACACGGACGCTGATCGAAACCTGATCTCCAACCTTCACTCTCGTGGCATCGGCCCGGAGGAGGCTGCCCGCCGCATCCTGGACTTGGCCGCTCAGATGATGCAGAAGCAAATCAGCGGCTTTCAGCTGAAGGAACAGTTAGCGATCAGCAGCTAGCAATCTTGTGAGAACTGCAATGCCTGCCCCAGGTCCCACGCATTTCGAGACCTGGGTAGCCTAGACTTTGGGAACACCTGGGTCTGATTGTGCGTCCGCTGTCTTCACCGCCAGCTCAGCACCTTGGAACCCAGTCTTGGAGTGAGTGCCGTCGCAAAACGGTTTAGTTACCGACCCGCCGCAACGGCAGAGCGAAAACGCCAACTTACCTTCCTTCAACTTGGTGCTTAGGTCAAAGGCATTTCCGTTGGCGTCAACCAACTCGATCGCACCCTCGGGAGCTTCCACCCGGTAGGGACCATTCATTCTTACGGTTATCTTCACATCAGCCATTAGCGTCGCGTCGCCTCCAGTAGTAGTTCATCATCCCACAGCGCATTGGCTGTGCACAAATCTCGCAAACATGAATGACAGGTACACAATCGCAACCGGCCGCCAAACCTCTTCTCTCGCCTGGTTCGCAATAATGACTGCAATACCCCACTCAGCCCCGTCCTGCCGAGGGGAACCAGGCGCCTTCAGGCTTCGTCCCTGCAGCCGCCCTTACTTCGTGTACTGCGCCTCGCCGTTGCCGAAGGACCAGTTCTCCTTCACGACCTCGACGAGATTAATAAACACATTCTCTTTGCGAATTCCGGGATTCTCCGCGAGCAACTCGGCGATCCGGCGATAAAGCGCGCGTTTCTGATCCACAGTTCGCCCAATGTTCAGCGAGATCTGTATGAAGACCACGCCGTCGGTTCGTGCGATGTCCAAAAAGCTGGGATCATAAACTAGATCCTCCTTGGCGTGCTCAGTGATCACCTGAAAATGATCTGGAGCCGGAACATTGATGGTCTCGACCATCGCCCGATGAACCGCTTCGCCGACGGCGGTCCGGAATTCTTTCGTCTTCCCCTGCATCAGGGAGATTCGCACCAAGGGCACGCTGCACCTCCGCTCGCTGAGCTGGTTGCTGGATGATGGATGAGCCCCATTCAGCGAAGATTCAGCTTTAACATGACCCGGTGCGTCGGTCTTTGGGATTCCGGTTCTTCCCTCTAGCCTCTTCCTCTTGGGTCGAGTCTGTTTTTCAGCTTCTCGGCTAATTCGCAAACCGCGGACAGCCGTTGCTGTCCTTCCGCGGACAGCCCGGTGCTCTTCAGCGCTACTTGTGCTGCTAGCAAAAGGCCGGTCAGATCGCTGGCTAGTTGACTGTGCAGCTCGGCGGTTGCGTGCCTGCTCGCCGCCTCATGTTCCTGTTTACGGCGCCGCAGTGCAGCTCGGACTTCCTCAACCATCCGTTCCGTTCCGCGGATCGCGAGATTGATGAACACCGGCGCGGCAGGACCCAGATTCTCGAGGAGCAGCTCAGCCGAATCGGATTGAGCCTCCACCACCGATTCATCGATTACTACGGCAGCGAATTCCTGCTCCCGTAAAATCGGAATTGCTGCTCGCAGCGACGTTTGTAAGAGAGTTTTTTCACGCGTAGCTGCTTCTACCGCAGCTGCGCACTCATGACTGCGTGCGAAAGATGAGATGAAGAGAATCATGCTCTGCAGTAATGCACGTTCTTCGCCATTTGTTCGCCTTTTGCAATAGCATGATTA
Protein-coding regions in this window:
- the eutC gene encoding ethanolamine ammonia-lyase subunit EutC encodes the protein MAEKPDPKPGQLAGNSPRDGNEIWPELIRRIRDRTPARILSGRAGAAYRTATQMELREAHAAARDAVEAELDLNRDLGRDFIERWKLFEVSTHATSKQEYLLRPDLGRGLSNSARELVRSRCQSGKQFQIIVGDGLSVTAVSAQVPGLLPRVQEGARERGWTVGQPFVVRHCRVGILNVVGEILSPEVAVLLIGERPGLATAESLSAYLAYRPRHDHTDADRNLISNLHSRGIGPEEAARRILDLAAQMMQKQISGFQLKEQLAISS
- a CDS encoding CDGSH iron-sulfur domain-containing protein: MADVKITVRMNGPYRVEAPEGAIELVDANGNAFDLSTKLKEGKLAFSLCRCGGSVTKPFCDGTHSKTGFQGAELAVKTADAQSDPGVPKV
- a CDS encoding tautomerase family protein is translated as MPLVRISLMQGKTKEFRTAVGEAVHRAMVETINVPAPDHFQVITEHAKEDLVYDPSFLDIARTDGVVFIQISLNIGRTVDQKRALYRRIAELLAENPGIRKENVFINLVEVVKENWSFGNGEAQYTK